A single region of the Salvia miltiorrhiza cultivar Shanhuang (shh) chromosome 8, IMPLAD_Smil_shh, whole genome shotgun sequence genome encodes:
- the LOC130998949 gene encoding uncharacterized protein LOC130998949 isoform X1 — MAASQARNAGLPIINLLRLKGVSILQQLHLEERLLRTSSENWCIINDGTTRPTIVMGVSGKPKELLETDAVLRDEIPVIRRFTGGGTVIVDQGTIFVTFICNKDAIPGLQSYPRPIMSWSSLIYKNMFQGIGEFGLRENDYVLGNRKFGGNAQSITKNRWVHHTSFLWDYEVSNMGYLKMPTRVPEYRQARNHVEFICRLKEFMSRSDFINGTTDGVAAYFSLRSPDADDIQNHSSQFEPSSKLLTRQELRDEASIELVGTISQAL; from the exons ATGGCGGCATCTCAGGCAAGAAACGCTGGGCTGCCGATAATCAATCTTCTCCGGTTAAAAGGAGTGTCCATTTTGCAGCAATTGCATTTGGAAGAGAGGCTGCTGCGGACTTCGTCTGAAAACTGGTGCATCATCAACGACGGAACAACCCGCCCCACCATCGTCATGGGTGTTTCAGG GAAACCTAAGGAACTTCTTGAAACTGATGCTGTTCTAAGAGATGAAATTCCAGTCATCCGAAGGTTTACAGGAGGTGGTACTGTTATTGTTGATCAGGGCACTATTTTCGTAACGTTTATATGCAACAAGGATGCTATTCCAGGTTTACAATCATATCCTCGACCTATCATGTCATGGAGCAGCCTAATATATAAGAACATGTTTCAAGGAATCGGGGAGTTTGGCCTTCGAGAGAATG ATTACGTGCTTGGCAACCGCAAATTTGGTGGAAATGCTCAGTctattaccaaaaataggtgGGTTCACCATACTTCCTTTTTATGGGATTATGAGGTCAGTAACATGGGTTATCTCAAAATGCCAACACGAGTTCCTGAATATCGACAG GCCAGGAATCATGTGGAGTTTATATGCCGCTTGAAGGAGTTCATGTCAAGGTCAGATTTCATTAATGGAACCACGGATGGAGTTGCTGCCTATTTTTCATTGAGATCACCCGATGCAGACGATATCCAGAATCATTCCTCTCAATTTGAGCCTTCCAGTAAGCTATTAACTCGACAGGAACTCAGAGATGAAGCCTCTATTGAGCTCGTAGGTACCATCTCTCAGGCGTTGTGA
- the LOC130998949 gene encoding uncharacterized protein LOC130998949 isoform X2 translates to MAASQARNAGLPIINLLRLKGVSILQQLHLEERLLRTSSENWCIINDGTTRPTIVMGVSGKPKELLETDAVLRDEIPVIRRFTGGGTVIVDQGTIFVTFICNKDAIPGLQSYPRPIMSWSSLIYKNMFQGIGEFGLRENDYVLGNRKFGGNAQSITKNRNHVEFICRLKEFMSRSDFINGTTDGVAAYFSLRSPDADDIQNHSSQFEPSSKLLTRQELRDEASIELVGTISQAL, encoded by the exons ATGGCGGCATCTCAGGCAAGAAACGCTGGGCTGCCGATAATCAATCTTCTCCGGTTAAAAGGAGTGTCCATTTTGCAGCAATTGCATTTGGAAGAGAGGCTGCTGCGGACTTCGTCTGAAAACTGGTGCATCATCAACGACGGAACAACCCGCCCCACCATCGTCATGGGTGTTTCAGG GAAACCTAAGGAACTTCTTGAAACTGATGCTGTTCTAAGAGATGAAATTCCAGTCATCCGAAGGTTTACAGGAGGTGGTACTGTTATTGTTGATCAGGGCACTATTTTCGTAACGTTTATATGCAACAAGGATGCTATTCCAGGTTTACAATCATATCCTCGACCTATCATGTCATGGAGCAGCCTAATATATAAGAACATGTTTCAAGGAATCGGGGAGTTTGGCCTTCGAGAGAATG ATTACGTGCTTGGCAACCGCAAATTTGGTGGAAATGCTCAGTctattaccaaaaatag GAATCATGTGGAGTTTATATGCCGCTTGAAGGAGTTCATGTCAAGGTCAGATTTCATTAATGGAACCACGGATGGAGTTGCTGCCTATTTTTCATTGAGATCACCCGATGCAGACGATATCCAGAATCATTCCTCTCAATTTGAGCCTTCCAGTAAGCTATTAACTCGACAGGAACTCAGAGATGAAGCCTCTATTGAGCTCGTAGGTACCATCTCTCAGGCGTTGTGA
- the LOC130998949 gene encoding uncharacterized protein LOC130998949 isoform X3: MAASQARNAGLPIINLLRLKGVSILQQLHLEERLLRTSSENWCIINDGTTRPTIVMGVSGKPKELLETDAVLRDEIPVIRRFTGGGTVIVDQGTIFVTFICNKDAIPGLQSYPRPIMSWSSLIYKNMFQGIGEFGLRENDYVLGNRKFGGNAQSITKNRWVHHTSFLWDYEVSNMGYLKMPTRVPEYRQESCGVYMPLEGVHVKVRFH; encoded by the exons ATGGCGGCATCTCAGGCAAGAAACGCTGGGCTGCCGATAATCAATCTTCTCCGGTTAAAAGGAGTGTCCATTTTGCAGCAATTGCATTTGGAAGAGAGGCTGCTGCGGACTTCGTCTGAAAACTGGTGCATCATCAACGACGGAACAACCCGCCCCACCATCGTCATGGGTGTTTCAGG GAAACCTAAGGAACTTCTTGAAACTGATGCTGTTCTAAGAGATGAAATTCCAGTCATCCGAAGGTTTACAGGAGGTGGTACTGTTATTGTTGATCAGGGCACTATTTTCGTAACGTTTATATGCAACAAGGATGCTATTCCAGGTTTACAATCATATCCTCGACCTATCATGTCATGGAGCAGCCTAATATATAAGAACATGTTTCAAGGAATCGGGGAGTTTGGCCTTCGAGAGAATG ATTACGTGCTTGGCAACCGCAAATTTGGTGGAAATGCTCAGTctattaccaaaaataggtgGGTTCACCATACTTCCTTTTTATGGGATTATGAGGTCAGTAACATGGGTTATCTCAAAATGCCAACACGAGTTCCTGAATATCGACAG GAATCATGTGGAGTTTATATGCCGCTTGAAGGAGTTCATGTCAAGGTCAGATTTCATTAA